One Mercurialis annua linkage group LG3, ddMerAnnu1.2, whole genome shotgun sequence DNA window includes the following coding sequences:
- the LOC126674922 gene encoding probable serine/threonine-protein kinase WNK3 codes for MPQESQSEQDPDDSDAEFVEIDPTGRYGRYKEVLGKGAFKKVYRAFDELEGIEVAWNQVKVAELVRSSDDLERLYSEVHLLKTLKHKNIIKFYNSWVDTKNENINFITEIFTSGTLRQYRRKHKHVDLRALKKWSRQILEGLSYLHSHDPPVIHRDLKCDNIFVNGNQGEVKIGDLGLAAILQQARSAHSVIGTPEFMAPELYEEEYNELVDIYAFGMCLLELVTFDYPYAECINAAQIYKKVSSGIKPASLAKVTDPSVKAFIEKCIAKVSDRLPAKELMMDPFLRPDDENESVGRSLRQKSHISGSSSDEMDAKEHEPAEKSRDFTVQGQMKDIKTIFLKLRIADSTGHIRNIHFPFNTEVDTSIAVASEMVEELDLTDQDVSTLAEIIDSEIRSHMPDWAPTKHSLDNQCPEITESETAFEIKDGSPLTNVSTHSSGSLQLERLPSGRKYWSDSPKGSSPSKLGQSNQLSHQSSLGSHQDGDSTNIACSRDQLGTECVCQECKEENEAGGSVDSQSSNTFTDVESDVTILVQRLENLLVEQQKELDDLKRRNEEAISDLLNEASPEIARQVLSLCKLNVPDYKML; via the exons TATAAAGAGGTTCTAGGCAAAGGTGCTTTCAAAAAAGT ATACAGAGCTTTTGATGAATTGGAAGGAATTGAAGTTGCGTGGAATCAGGTTAAGGTGGCCGAATTAGTCCGTAGCTCTGATGATCTCGAACGTCTCTATTCCGAAGTTCATTTGCTTAAGACTCTTAAGCATAAAAACATTATCAAGTTTTATAATTCATGGGTTGATACCAAGAATGAGAACATCAATTTCATTACTGAAATCTTCACTTCTGGGACGTTACGGCA GTATCGGAGGAAGCATAAGCATGTTGACTTGAGAGCATTGAAAAAATGGTCTAGGCAGATTTTAGAAGGCCTTTCTTATCTTCATAGTCATGACCCACCCGTTATCCACAGAGACTTGAAATGTGACAACATATTTGTTAATGGGAATCAAGGTGAGGTGAAAATTGGTGACTTGGGTCTGGCTGCCATTCTTCAGCAGGCTAGGTCGGCTCATAGTGTCATTG GTACACCAGAGTTTATGGCACCGGAGCTTTATGAGGAGGAATACAATGAGCTTGTTGACATTTATGCATTTGGCATGTGCTTGCTGGAGTTGGTGACGTTTGATTACCCATATGCTGAATGTATTAATGCTGCTCAAATATACAAGAAAGTGTCATCA GGAATAAAGCCTGCATCATTGGCAAAAGTTACAGATCCTTCTGTTAAAGCATTTATAGAAAAATGTATTGCAAAAGTTTCTGATCGATTGCCTGCAAAGGAACTTATGATGGATCCTTTTCTCCGACCTGATGACGAAAATGAAAGTGTGGGACGTTCTTTACGACAGAAATCACATATTTCAG GTAGTAGTTCTGATGAGATGGATGCTAAAGAACATGAACCAGCTGAGAAAAGTAGGGACTTTACTGTGCAAGGACAGATGAAAGAtattaaaacaatatttctgAAACTAAGGATAGCTGACTCAACAG GTCATATTCGCAATATCCACTTCCCCTTTAATACTGAGGTGGATACATCGATAGCAGTTGCTAGTGAAATGGTGGAGGAGTTGGACCTAACTGATCAAGATGTTTCAACACTTGCTGAAATCATTGACTCAGAAATTCGGTCACACATGCCCGACTGGGCACCCACAAAGCATTCTTTGGATAATCAGTGCCCAGAGATTACGGAATCTGAAACTGCCTTCGAAATTAAAGACGGTTCACCCTTGACAAATGTATCAACTCATTCTTCAGGCAGTCTTCAACTGGAAAGATTGCCTTCAGGTCGGAAGTACTGGTCTGACTCGCCCAAGGGAAGCTCTCCAAGCAAGCTTGGACAATCAAACCAGTTGTCTCATCAGTCTTCTCTCGGTAGTCATCAAGATGGTGATAGTACAAACATTGCTTGTTCACGTGATCAGTTGGGAACTGAGTGTGTATGTCAAGAATGCAAGGAAGAGAATGAAGCTGGCGGATCTGTTGATTCACAATCTAGTAATACTTTCACGGATGTTGAGTCGGATGTAACAATACTTGTTCAAAGACTTGAAAATCTTTTAGTAGAGCAGCAAAAGGAACTAGATGACCTAAAAAGAAGGAATGAAGAAGCCATATCAGACCTTCTGAATGAGGCTTCTCCAGAAATTGCACGGCAAGTTTTGAGTTTATGTAAGCTGAACGTACCTGATTATAAAATGCTATGA
- the LOC126673123 gene encoding elongation factor Tu, chloroplastic, translating to MAISASATVSTSSKLAYPHPSTSSPAPPSFSFKPTSSTLTPKTLLSSSFISPFLTTTASPTSSTSPATTTRRRSFTVRAARGKFERKKPHVNIGTIGHVDHGKTTLTAALTMALASMGNSAPKKYDEIDAAPEERARGITINTATVEYETENRHYAHVDCPGHADYVKNMITGAAQMDGAILVVSGADGPMPQTKEHVLLAKQVGVPNMVVFLNKQDQVDDEELLQLVELEVRELLSSYEFPGDDIPIISGSALLALEALMANPAIKRGENQWVDKIYDLMDSVDSYIPIPQRQVDLPFLLAIEDVFSITGRGTVATGRVERGTVKVGETVEIVGLRETRNTTVTGVEMFQKILDDAMAGDNVGLLLRGIQKIDIQRGMVLAKVGTILPHTKFSAIVYVLKKEEGGRHSPFFAGYRPQFYMRTTDVTGKVTAIMNDKDEESKMVMPGDRVKMVVELIVPVACEQGMRFAIREGGKTVGAGVIQSIIE from the coding sequence ATGGCGATTTCAGCATCAGCAACAGTCTCCACCTCCTCAAAACTGGCCTACCCACACCCCTCCACCTCCTCCCCAGCACCCCCCTCTTTCTCCTTTAAACCCACCTCCTCTACCCTAACTCCCAAAACCCTCCTCTCCTCCTCCTTCATTTCCCCCTTCCTCACCACCACCGCCTCCCCCACTTCCTCCACCTCCCCCGCCACCACCACCCGCCGCCGCTCCTTCACTGTCCGCGCCGCCAGGGGGAAATTCGAAAGAAAGAAACCCCATGTCAACATCGGTACAATTGGCCACGTCGACCACGGTAAAACCACTCTCACTGCTGCTTTAACCATGGCCCTAGCTTCCATGGGTAACAGCGCCCCCAAGAAATACGACGAAATTGACGCCGCCCCTGAAGAACGCGCTCGTGGTATCACCATCAACACTGCTACTGTTGAGTATGAGACTGAGAATCGTCATTACGCTCATGTCGACTGCCCGGGTCACGCTGATTATGTTAAGAATATGATTACTGGAGCTGCCCAGATGGACGGAGCCATTCTTGTTGTGTCCGGCGCTGACGGGCCTATGCCGCAGACGAAGGAGCATGTTTTGTTGGCAAAACAGGTGGGTGTTCCGAATATGGTTGTTTTCTTGAATAAACAGGACCAAGTTGATGACGAGGAACTGCTACAGTTGGTTGAATTAGAGGTTCGTGAGTTGTTATCTTCTTATGAGTTTCCTGGTGATGATATTCCTATTATTTCTGGCTCTGCTTTGTTAGCTTTAGAGGCTTTGATGGCTAATCCCGCTATTAAACGCGGTGAGAATCAGTGGGTTGATAAAATTTATGACCTTATGGATTCTGTTGATAGTTATATTCCTATTCCGCAAAGACAGGTTGATTTGCCCTTTTTACTTGCTATTGAGGATGTGTTTTCGATTACTGGTCGTGGTACTGTTGCCACTGGTAGAGTTGAACGAGGGACCGTTAAGGTCGGTGAGACTGTTGAGATTGTCGGTTTGAGGGAAACTAGGAATACTACTGTTACTGGTGTTGAGATGTTTCAGAAGATTTTAGATGACGCGATGGCTGGTGATAATGTTGGTTTGTTGTTGAGAGGAATTCAGAAGATTGATATTCAAAGAGGCATGGTTTTGGCGAAAGTTGGGACAATTTTGCCCCATACGAAATTCTCGGCGATTGTATATGTgttgaagaaagaagagggtGGTAGGCATTCGCCTTTCTTCGCTGGTTATAGGCCTCAGTTTTACATGAGGACAACTGATGTCACTGGGAAGGTTACTGCTATTATGAACGATAAGGATGAGGAGTCGAAAATGGTTATGCCTGGTGATCGTGTAAAGATGGTGGTCGAGCTTATTGTGCCTGTTGCTTGTGAACAGGGTATGAGGTTTGCTATCAGAGAAGGTGGGAAGACTGTTGGAGCTGGTGTCATTCAGTCTATCATTGAGTAG
- the LOC126671186 gene encoding protein DEHYDRATION-INDUCED 19 homolog 5-like, whose protein sequence is MEIDFWPSTNRHHHLSAQLQQAATRYSSDNHSLIDDSDGDDDVRAYFPCPFCYVDIEIHVFCSHLQDEHCFNLKNAVCPLCAANLGKDVIGHFIVQHASSLKRRRKSLKSNPWTGSSAMTNKELSSFLWSSTNGRVNTNEAAPDSLLSPFLGGISHSNIKVNERDESRKKSAHSASFEISSVDNEVDSEERRQRATFVQQLIASTIF, encoded by the exons ATGGAAATTGATTTTTGGCCTTCAACTAACCGTCATCATCATCTATCTGCTCAACTACAACAAGCTGCTACTAGATACTCCTCTG ATAATCATTCGCTAATAGATGATTCAGATGGAGATGATGATGTCAGAGCTTACTTTCCGTGCCCCTTCTGTTATGTAGACATCGAAATCCATGTGTTTTGCAGCCATCTGCAGGATGAACACtgttttaacttaaaaaacGCA GTCTGTCCACTTTGTGCAGCAAATCTAGGGAAAGATGTGATTGGGCATTTCATCGTACAGCATGCGAGTTCTTTAAAG CGCAGGAGAAAATCATTAAAATCTAATCCATGGACTGGCAGTTCAGCTATGACAAACAAGGAACTGAGCTCATTTCTCTGGTCTTCAACAAATGGCAGGGTAAACACAAATGAAGCTGCACCAGATTCACTTCTCTCACCATTTCTTGGAGGCATATCCCATTCAAACATTAAAGTAAATGAGCGAGATGAGTCCCGCAAAAAAAGTGCTCATTCTGCAAG CTTTGAGATATCTTCTGTTGACAATGAGGTGGACTCTGAAGAGAGAAGGCAAAGAGCTACATTTGTTCAGCAGTTGATTGCCTCGACGATCTTTTAG